From one Ctenopharyngodon idella isolate HZGC_01 chromosome 15, HZGC01, whole genome shotgun sequence genomic stretch:
- the ccdc92ba gene encoding coiled-coil domain-containing protein 92 — MENTGSPVVSLERQVESVERSIVFLRQEQLSLLHGLHLEILTLQKRCTELTQELNMKPPGRSQADVQEEEQQLEARCREVEEHLQEQQQVQSDLRWELSQKSVLVGALRASLKEKERRFLEELKHRSHRTTALNTELQKQTEVAAYLSFQLHSAKQKLQQQKQQQQQQRRRPAQLSTDKPPIHPSPQASASSPTVIKPKRRSSSRPSSHLRTERARECVPRERVTGPEEPMAMPDPALFLYPYRHRSRPRPPHRHALQEADGEESEELDQGASVSRLATTVAKATATTASTTENNAE, encoded by the exons ATGGAAAATACG GGATCACCGGTGGTCTCCCTGGAGCGGCAGGTGGAGAGTGTGGAGAGGAGCATTGTCTTCCTTAGACAGGAGCAGCTGTCTCTGCTGCATGGACTACACCTGGAGATCCTGACCCTCCAGAAACGCTGTACAG AACTCACACAAGAACTCAACATGAAGCCCCCAGGCAGGAGTCAAGCAG ATGTGCAGGAGGAAGAGCAGCAGCTGGAAGCCCGTTGTCGGGAAGTGGAGGAGCATCTGCAGGAGCAGCAGCAGGTCCAGAGTGATCTGAGATGGGAGCTGAGCCAGAAGTCAGTGCTGGTGGGCGCTCTCCGTGCCAGTCTGAAGGAGAAAGAGCGCCGTTTCCTGGAGGAATTAAAACACCGCAGCCACAGAACCACTGCGCTCAACACCGAACTGCAGAAGCAGACAGAGGTGGCTGCATACCTGTCTTTCCAGCTGCATTCAGCAAAGCAGAAACTccagcagcagaagcagcagcagcagcagcagcgaaGGAGGCCGGCCCAGCTCAGCACGGACAAGCCCCCCATCCACCCTTCACCTCAGGCCAGCGCCAGCAGCCCAACAGTGATTAAACCTAAGCGGCGGAGCTCGAGCCGGCCCTCCTCGCACCTCCGCACAGAGCGCGCCAGGGAGTGCGTGCCGCGTGAGAGGGTGACGGGCCCAGAGGAGCCCATGGCCATGCCTGACCCCGCCCTCTTCCTATACCCCTACAGACACAGATCCCGGCCCCGCCCACCACACAGACACGCCCTGCAGGAGGCAGATGGGGAGGAGTCAGAGGAGCTGGATCAGGGAGCTTCAGTAAGCAGACTGGCAACGACTGTAGCTAAAGCCACTGCGACCACGGCATCCACTACAGAGAACAACGCTGAATGA